The window GTGTGTTGCTCCTTCTCCTAGGTCtccgactccttctgctgcTCGCTGGTGGTACAGGTGTGTTGCTCCTTCTCCTCCTAGGGCTCAGACTCCTGTTTCTTCTCGCTGGTAGAGGTGTGTTGCTCCTTCTCCTAGGGCTCCTACTCCTGCTTCTGCTCGCTGGTAGAGGTGTGTTGCTCCTTATCCTCCTAGGGCTCGGACTCCTGTTTCTTCTCGGACTCTGGCTAATACTTCTTTTGCTCGGGCTACGGTTAATGCTTCTTCTGCGGCTTTTTCTTGTGACTGGACTTGCACTGCGACCCCTTGAGCCATTGTTGGCGGGTGAGCGTGAGTAGGACCTCCTCCTCCTATCATATCCTTCTTTCCTGGGAGAGATAGATAAATAGTAAGCATTGAACAGTTATTCCACACAGATGTGTTGTAATGGAGTTCAGACATAAACCTTGAGTGACGTCTTATGTAGGGAGGAGGAGAACGAGAAGACCTAGGCGGCGAGCGAGGGTAGTAACGAGGGGAACTACGCCTTCTATCCCGAAATCTAATGCTCCCACACAAACACAAAAGAATGTTAAAAGACTTTAACTCGATgattaaacaaacataaaagttcaaaaaaaaagagctcCAAAAGCACCTTCCATCACTACGCTGCCTTGCTCTCATTTCAGTCGGTTTCTTCCTGTTAGCTTCTCCAAACATAACAGACAACTCACGGCCAAGAAGAAGATTACCATCCATTTGATCTTTTGCCTCAGCAGCATCATCACGATCCTCAAATTCAATAAAGCCAAACCCTCGTGGATCTCTGCATTTGACATATTGAAGAAACAAAACAGTATCTCAGACTAGGAACCGGAAATACAAATGTGTACCCCTTTACAACACAAGCCTCTGTTAAGGTGACAGTTGGCAATATGATCCCCTGCAACAGGTGATATCAACATGGAATAAGCAAGCACTTGCCTGCTAATAACTTCGCAAGTTTCAGTATAAAGAATTGACTTGTTGAAGACTTGATTCATCTTCAAATTTGAATACAAACCCAAACTTCACTTTGAACTCTTCACTACAATATAGAACATCTCCATAAGAACTCTAATTACTTTTTTTGATGCCTTCAAATTCTTTAGATTCACTGTTAAACCTCAACAACTTCAATCAAACATATCAAAATTGGATCCTTCTCCTTAAGCGTACAGTTGAATAATCCACGTACTTTCTCTTATTGACGCCGAAAATTAGTGGGTTTAAGACTAGAACAGATTCAAGAAAGGTGGCAGAGAGTATCTAATTAGAAACACAAGTAAGAATTAAGCGTTTAAACACTAGTAGATGTTGAAACATGCTCTCACCCCGTGTTATAATCCCTTGGCAAGTAAACGTCCTTGAGAGGACCGAACTGTTCAAATGAACTCCTCAGATCTTTTTCCCTGAAAAAACCAAGATGACAGATAAGAAGACAAGTAGAATTTGCTAAAAGCCAAAAAACGAATACAGATTCGAATCATAGTAGCCAACAATACAAAGGACATATAGTTATCAAGATAGCTCCGAAGACATATCAACTTTCTAAACGTTATTTCACAGTACATAAACGAAAACGTCATGCGTAGATATGCTTAAGAGAATAGCTGAAGAGAAATCAAGTAATGTACCTGCAATCATGGCTTAGATTGCGAACTAAAAGAGTGGTATATCGGTTTCCTCTAGGGCTTTTGCTCCTTCCCCTCATTGCAGTGAGCCTTCCATCAGTCAAATGAACACAAAACCAGGTAAGAAAAGTGACAACAAACGCAAGAGCTAAGAGACTAAAAGAATCTTGAAACCTAAGAACTAGACATTCTTCATGAATCTTGCAACCTAACTACGCTCATAATGCTCTAGAAAAGTTATCTTTGGTTccaattgaaagaaaaatactAAAAGAGAGACCAACACTAGCTGAGACCGCAAACAGTTGAGATGGAGACAGAATCACGCAGCTCATATTTCGAATTGGAGTAAAAGAAAAGCTCTATATACACAAAAAGGCGACAACTTTCGATTCAAATCGATCAAGATACCGACTTTTACTACAATCAACCGTCAAAGAAAGAGCCTCGATCGGTGAAGGAATCGTGGTGACCCAGACGGTGATGACTTATCGGAGGAGAACGAAGGTCGGTGGTGACGACGAACGGCGGCGAAGCTTTGCTCACTGGATTGGTGTTGGAGAAATGGATTAAAAATCGTCAATATCCCCCTTTTGATCAATACGGGCGGGCTATTAGTGTTTATATAGTGgttattattttacattttagcCCTCAGAATCTCTTAACACTTTTTGTACCTcaaactatatattttgtacAATGTCCACCTTCGATGATCTAATTTTGGGGTGTTTAAGGTTCATAAATGTTATTTTGTCAATATTTTAGAGGATGAAATCAATTATAAAGATAGCACTAGGTAGttacccgcgccttgcgcgggatgagatggttagatcagcaatttttcgaaaatattagaaagtatatatatatagtttggaatttgggttttgtgtgttttttgtgtttaatctcGGTGGTGCTGATTTTACGGTATAACGTCACTGAGATAGAAACATATGTAAATCCTTTACTTTAGTGACATGTAAAAATTTACTCGAATataagagtaaacacaaaacatgttacctgacaactgcgaaagcatgtaatcatttattttatccacttcatcatttgtgggagtgaaaatggctcgatgtctatacaaatccttaactgttgaggtttgaaaagcttgtccataaacctTTTTTCTATAGTCAcaatagtttatacatatcaccagtgtgatttatcttactctgattcatttgcaagaacttgcatataaagatataattattattatacaatttgattttcatatgaatgatttttgtataataacataccttcctcataggtcattgacttcaaacatgtaaggattccacagaacttggctgtattctttgaaccatgtaagaagaactgattttgtgtataatatctaattcgagtaagataaatattattaatatctaatcaaattatatgtacgtaaatatttgtgtaatcacactctttgcataggttttatgtataaatattataaatatataatcaaattattatgtatgtaaattttgtgtaatcaaacttgttcaatatttctttctttgcatcttactctcgaacttattttgtttatctctctatggctctctctctctctctctctctctctctctctctctctctctctctctctctctctctctcagattttatcagtattgatgagtgtttaaaaaaaataagattaaaattttaacatattttttattttaaacatacgaATCGTATTAATGTCCGCAcacgggcattaatacgattcttatgttttctgtataaatattattaatatctaatcaaatgtttgatgtattattaaaactaaatttgttcttcagatgttttatgtattataatataaatatgtattattcaaatacgattcatatgttttatgtattactaaaactaaatttgttctccattcagtctttgtgtttcaaaactataagcattttagacattacttaattcaa of the Raphanus sativus cultivar WK10039 unplaced genomic scaffold, ASM80110v3 Scaffold1069, whole genome shotgun sequence genome contains:
- the LOC130503632 gene encoding serine/arginine-rich SC35-like splicing factor SCL33, whose translation is MRGRSKSPRGNRYTTLLVRNLSHDCREKDLRSSFEQFGPLKDVYLPRDYNTGDPRGFGFIEFEDRDDAAEAKDQMDGNLLLGRELSVMFGEANRKKPTEMRARQRSDGSIRFRDRRRSSPRYYPRSPPRSSRSPPPYIRRHSRSISPRKEGYDRRRRSYSRSPANNGSRGRSASPVTRKSRRRSINRSPSKRSISQSPRRNRSPSPRRIRSNTPLPASRSRSRSPRRRSNTPLPARRNRSLSPRRRRSNTPVPPASSRRTSSRRSQSPRRRSNTPLPARSRSPRGDSPSQ